One region of Miscanthus floridulus cultivar M001 chromosome 19, ASM1932011v1, whole genome shotgun sequence genomic DNA includes:
- the LOC136526934 gene encoding small ribosomal subunit protein eS17x-like has product MGRVRTKTVKKTSRQVIEKYYSRMTLDFHTNKKVLEEVSILPSKRLRNKVAGFTTHLMRRIQRGPVRGISLKLQEEERERRMDFVPEKSALEVEEIRVDKETMEMLAALGMADLPGVERQQEVSNAPAFGRPQYGGPRRDRV; this is encoded by the coding sequence ATGGGTCGCGTCCGCACCAAGACCGTGAAGAAGACCTCCAGGCAGGTGATCGAGAAGTACTACTCCCGGATGACCCTCGACTTCCACACCAACAAAAAGGTGCTGGAGGAGGTGTCGATCCTGCCCTCTAAGCGCCTCCGGAACAAGGTGGCGGGGTTCACCACCCACCTGATGCGCCGCATCCAGCGGGGCCCCGTCCGCGGCATCTCGCTCAAGCTGCAGGAGGAGGAGCGCGAGCGCCGCATGGACTTCGTCCCGGAGAAGTCGGCGCTCGAGGTCGAGGAGATCCGTGTCGACAAGGAGACCATGGAGATGCTCGCGGCCCTCGGCATGGCCGACCTCCCTGGCGTCGAGCGCCAGCAAGAGGTCTCCAACGCCCCCGCCTTCGGCCGCCCGCAGTACGGTGGTCCCCGCCGTGACCGCGTCTAG